One window of the Marinilactibacillus sp. Marseille-P9653 genome contains the following:
- a CDS encoding amidase, which produces MTKPFDRTQDGLYFADLVSKRYASSEELIEESFKQIEQQNPILNAVISTRKEAALKEARSRKFAGLPFGGVPILLKGLGQNLEGEPATSGARILKDVKAKRTAHFVTDLENAGFIPIGHTNIPEFGFTNITNPELYGPARNPWSKDRTPGGSSGGAAAAVASNMTPVAGASDGGGSIRIPASFTGLVGLKPTRGRTAVGPGSGRGWQGASISFALTKSVRDTAALLDAVQVVQPQAAFQTPLFETGYCSVLNAPFTRPLKIAVNLTAPSQHPISEEAIKAVKAAATWFESKGHQVFEATPEIDTLSLMKSYYAMNAGETAAVFEGLEQSFGTSFSLTDMELMTWTLLQAGKKLPAATYARALAEWDSAAESYHYFHQEYDILLEPATADVAPKVDRTYWSDSLKRQMEHTQDHSSDEAQQIVWDMFTQSWDITPFTQHANLTGQPAISLPTHLTSEGLPLGIQLTAPKGQEHLLLQIGQQMELDGQFI; this is translated from the coding sequence ATGACGAAACCATTTGACCGTACGCAAGACGGATTGTACTTCGCAGACCTTGTAAGCAAACGATACGCTTCTTCAGAAGAGCTTATTGAAGAAAGTTTCAAACAAATTGAACAACAAAATCCCATTTTAAATGCGGTTATTTCAACTAGAAAAGAGGCTGCTCTTAAAGAAGCTCGCTCTAGAAAGTTCGCTGGTTTACCTTTTGGAGGTGTACCGATTCTTTTAAAAGGGCTGGGGCAAAACCTTGAGGGAGAGCCAGCTACGTCTGGTGCGCGCATTCTAAAAGATGTCAAAGCGAAAAGAACGGCTCATTTCGTAACTGATCTGGAAAATGCAGGTTTTATTCCGATTGGTCATACCAATATCCCGGAATTTGGATTCACGAATATCACAAATCCTGAATTGTATGGGCCTGCTAGAAATCCTTGGTCTAAGGACCGAACACCCGGTGGTTCAAGCGGTGGTGCAGCCGCGGCAGTCGCTTCCAATATGACTCCTGTCGCTGGTGCTAGTGATGGCGGCGGATCGATTCGGATTCCAGCTTCTTTTACCGGACTAGTCGGCTTGAAACCAACGCGTGGACGTACAGCAGTCGGTCCTGGTAGCGGTCGTGGCTGGCAAGGTGCTTCTATTAGTTTCGCCTTAACGAAATCGGTTCGCGATACAGCTGCTTTACTAGATGCTGTTCAAGTTGTTCAACCACAGGCAGCCTTTCAAACCCCTTTATTTGAAACAGGTTACTGTTCTGTTTTGAACGCCCCATTTACACGCCCTTTGAAAATCGCTGTTAATCTAACAGCTCCAAGCCAGCATCCAATTTCTGAAGAAGCCATAAAAGCTGTTAAAGCTGCGGCAACCTGGTTCGAATCCAAAGGTCATCAGGTTTTTGAAGCCACGCCCGAGATCGATACCCTTAGCCTGATGAAAAGTTATTATGCCATGAACGCTGGGGAAACAGCCGCCGTTTTTGAAGGATTGGAACAAAGTTTTGGAACATCTTTTTCTTTAACGGATATGGAATTGATGACTTGGACTTTACTGCAAGCTGGGAAGAAACTACCAGCCGCAACTTACGCTCGCGCACTTGCTGAATGGGACAGTGCTGCAGAAAGTTACCACTATTTTCATCAAGAGTACGATATCTTGTTAGAGCCAGCTACGGCTGATGTTGCACCAAAGGTAGATCGTACCTACTGGTCTGATTCACTGAAACGTCAGATGGAACACACGCAAGACCATTCTTCAGACGAAGCTCAGCAAATCGTATGGGATATGTTTACGCAGAGCTGGGATATCACGCCATTCACGCAGCATGCTAATTTAACCGGACAACCAGCAATCAGTTTGCCTACTCACCTAACATCAGAGGGCCTTCCACTCGGGATTCAATTGACTGCACCAAAAGGTCAGGAGCATCTCCTTTTACAAATTGGTCAGCAAATGGAACTAGATGGACAATTTATCTAA
- a CDS encoding Dps family protein, producing MVSEKSKEYLNTLVATQGLFYIKLHQAHWYIKGPNFFSLHPKLEELYDDLTEQMDETAERLLALGGTPYSTLQEFLEHSLISESVEERKLSEEEMIHNVITDFEILRDELSNGIKLTDEEHDDVSNDMLIAQKTEVDKTIWMMQAYRGHTALDDKK from the coding sequence ATGGTAAGCGAAAAATCAAAAGAGTATTTAAATACACTAGTCGCTACGCAAGGACTTTTTTACATTAAATTACATCAGGCACATTGGTATATCAAAGGACCAAACTTTTTCTCTCTTCACCCTAAACTGGAAGAACTATATGATGATTTAACGGAACAAATGGACGAAACAGCAGAGCGATTATTGGCTTTAGGTGGAACACCTTATTCAACGTTACAAGAATTCCTTGAACATTCATTGATTTCTGAATCTGTTGAGGAAAGAAAACTATCTGAAGAAGAAATGATCCATAATGTGATTACGGACTTTGAGATTTTAAGAGATGAACTTTCAAACGGTATTAAATTAACGGACGAAGAACATGATGATGTATCAAACGACATGTTGATTGCTCAGAAAACAGAAGTGGATAAAACGATCTGGATGATGCAAGCTTATAGAGGACACACAGCACTAGACGACAAAAAATAA
- a CDS encoding 6-phospho-beta-glucosidase: MSKDGLKIVTIGGGSSYTPELIEGYILRKDELPISEIVLVDIEDGKEKLDIVGAMAKRMVEAAGLDWKVTLTLDRKTALKDADFVTTQFRVGLLNARVKDERIPLSHGILGQETNGAGGILKAFRTIPVILDIIEDMKEVCPDAWLVNFTNPAGMVTEAAIKHGGWERTVGLCNVPIGHVKTASEKLNLPAADLFFKFAGINHFHWHRVWDKSGKERTDELIDLIYGPNQNEDDNHLKNIHSALFHYEQIQDLHMLPCGYHRYYYIEDEMLEHSIEEFKNGETRAQVVKETEARLFEMYKDPNLDHKPEELSQRGGTHYSDAACEIIASIQNDKHTEMVVSTKNNGTITVLPYDCAVEVSGVVTAHGFEPYNWGRFENDGARGIIQNMKGMEESVIRAAIEGNYGAALQAFTVNPLIPGGRLAKTVLDELLYAHKAYLPQFAEKIKDIEENQPETVQYVDELMKTNVKETV; encoded by the coding sequence ATGTCAAAAGATGGATTGAAAATCGTAACAATTGGTGGAGGATCAAGTTATACACCAGAATTGATTGAAGGATACATTCTGCGCAAAGATGAATTACCCATCAGCGAGATCGTACTAGTTGATATCGAAGATGGTAAAGAAAAACTGGATATTGTAGGAGCTATGGCTAAGCGAATGGTCGAAGCTGCTGGCCTTGACTGGAAAGTGACCTTAACGCTTGACCGTAAAACGGCTTTAAAAGATGCTGACTTTGTAACGACTCAATTTCGTGTAGGCTTGTTGAATGCGCGTGTCAAAGATGAGCGTATTCCTTTATCTCATGGTATTCTTGGTCAAGAAACCAATGGAGCTGGCGGAATCTTAAAAGCGTTCCGAACAATCCCCGTTATTTTAGATATTATTGAAGACATGAAAGAAGTCTGTCCAGATGCATGGCTAGTCAACTTTACAAATCCAGCGGGTATGGTTACAGAAGCTGCCATTAAGCATGGTGGGTGGGAAAGAACCGTTGGATTATGTAATGTACCGATTGGCCATGTTAAGACTGCTTCAGAAAAATTGAATTTACCAGCTGCTGACTTGTTCTTCAAATTTGCTGGGATCAATCACTTCCACTGGCATAGAGTTTGGGATAAATCAGGAAAAGAACGGACAGATGAACTGATAGACTTGATTTATGGACCGAACCAGAATGAAGATGACAACCACTTGAAAAATATCCATAGCGCTTTATTCCATTATGAGCAAATTCAAGATCTTCATATGCTGCCGTGTGGTTACCACCGTTACTACTATATTGAAGATGAAATGCTTGAGCATTCTATCGAAGAATTCAAAAATGGAGAAACGAGAGCGCAAGTGGTTAAAGAAACAGAAGCGCGACTGTTTGAAATGTATAAAGACCCGAATCTGGACCACAAACCAGAAGAGTTGTCACAACGTGGCGGTACACACTATAGTGATGCAGCTTGTGAGATCATTGCGTCTATTCAAAATGACAAGCATACAGAAATGGTTGTTTCCACTAAAAATAATGGAACAATCACAGTTTTACCATACGATTGTGCAGTAGAAGTTTCAGGCGTTGTTACGGCTCATGGCTTTGAACCTTATAACTGGGGAAGATTTGAAAACGATGGCGCTAGAGGCATTATTCAAAACATGAAAGGCATGGAAGAAAGTGTCATTCGTGCAGCGATTGAAGGAAACTACGGAGCTGCTTTACAAGCCTTCACGGTGAATCCATTGATTCCAGGTGGACGCTTAGCGAAAACAGTCTTGGATGAGTTGCTTTATGCGCATAAAGCATATCTGCCACAATTTGCAGAGAAGATTAAAGATATTGAAGAAAACCAGCCAGAAACGGTTCAGTATGTGGACGAATTGATGAAAACAAATGTAAAAGAAACGGTTTAA
- a CDS encoding asparaginase translates to MKHILILHTGGTISMSTDQSTGVVKPSSEHPLNEYKYVFDQEVRLTEEDILQLPSPHMTPADMLIVKNRILEAIRANDIDGVVITHGTDTLEETAYFLDLTVPFSIPIVMTGAMRPTNEIGSDGVRNLQNAVWTAMSDDAADKGVLVVMNEEIHAARYVTKTHTTNVATFRTPTFGPIGIVSKKEVMFFQKLIKKECFPIDSVNKVVPLLKAYAGMDGFLIESLVESSIDGLVIEALGAGNMPPATLKGLHALIEKGVPIVLTSRAFNGIAQDIYDYEGGGKQLKNAGVIFAPGLSGPKARLKLLVVLEQSTDLDYITEVFEKV, encoded by the coding sequence ATGAAACATATTTTAATATTGCATACAGGTGGCACGATTTCTATGAGTACAGATCAGAGTACTGGAGTCGTCAAGCCAAGTTCTGAACATCCATTAAACGAATACAAATATGTATTTGATCAAGAAGTTAGATTAACCGAAGAAGATATCCTGCAATTACCTTCTCCACACATGACGCCTGCGGATATGCTCATTGTTAAAAATCGTATTCTTGAAGCAATTCGTGCAAATGATATTGATGGCGTTGTGATTACGCATGGAACTGATACATTAGAAGAAACAGCTTATTTTCTAGACCTGACGGTGCCCTTTTCGATTCCGATCGTTATGACAGGGGCTATGAGACCCACTAATGAGATTGGATCTGATGGTGTAAGAAACTTACAGAATGCGGTCTGGACGGCCATGTCAGACGATGCTGCTGATAAAGGTGTACTCGTCGTTATGAATGAAGAAATTCATGCAGCGCGGTATGTTACTAAAACGCACACGACGAATGTAGCGACATTTAGAACCCCAACTTTCGGGCCTATCGGAATTGTTTCTAAAAAAGAAGTGATGTTCTTTCAAAAACTCATCAAAAAAGAATGTTTCCCTATCGATAGCGTGAACAAAGTGGTTCCTTTACTGAAAGCCTATGCTGGAATGGACGGGTTCCTCATAGAATCTCTTGTCGAGAGTTCTATTGATGGTCTCGTTATTGAAGCACTTGGCGCTGGAAATATGCCACCTGCTACATTAAAAGGGTTACACGCCTTGATTGAAAAAGGTGTCCCCATCGTTTTGACTTCTCGAGCTTTTAACGGGATCGCTCAAGACATTTATGATTATGAAGGCGGCGGCAAGCAGCTGAAAAATGCTGGTGTCATTTTTGCTCCAGGTCTCAGTGGACCGAAAGCACGTCTAAAATTACTTGTTGTACTGGAACAGTCGACTGATCTTGATTATATAACGGAAGTATTTGAAAAAGTCTAA
- a CDS encoding alpha/beta fold hydrolase produces MNKIIKGKNDVSIAVKDMGSGSPVVFLHGWPLNNLMFEYQYNHLLENGYRVIGIDLRGYGESDLGVEDYGYDTFADDVKAVIEELNVTDATLVGFSMGGAAAVRYMARHNGFGVKKLVLLGAAAPRFTQGPDYPYGMEKSGVDELIEQAKVDRPKMVTDFGSQLFNKKPSDAYADWVATLAFKASSYGTILSAIALRDEDLSEDLTKVTVSTLIGHGKEDQVCPYDFAELMDKAIPDSTLKTFEESGHGIFHDQPDDLNNALLDFIQS; encoded by the coding sequence TTGAATAAAATAATTAAAGGTAAAAATGATGTTTCAATCGCTGTAAAAGATATGGGTTCAGGTTCACCGGTTGTATTTCTTCACGGTTGGCCACTAAATAACTTAATGTTTGAATATCAATACAATCATTTATTGGAAAATGGGTATCGCGTAATCGGAATCGATTTAAGAGGTTATGGAGAATCGGATCTGGGCGTTGAAGATTACGGTTACGATACTTTTGCGGATGACGTTAAAGCCGTGATCGAAGAATTAAACGTAACAGATGCTACACTTGTTGGATTTTCAATGGGGGGAGCTGCTGCTGTTAGATATATGGCTCGCCATAACGGATTCGGTGTTAAAAAACTAGTACTGTTAGGTGCTGCAGCTCCAAGATTTACGCAAGGTCCTGATTATCCATACGGAATGGAAAAATCTGGCGTAGATGAACTGATTGAGCAAGCTAAAGTGGATCGTCCTAAAATGGTTACAGATTTCGGATCACAATTATTCAATAAAAAACCAAGTGATGCGTATGCGGACTGGGTTGCAACCTTAGCATTCAAAGCCTCTTCTTACGGAACAATTCTTTCAGCAATCGCTTTAAGAGATGAAGACCTTTCTGAAGACCTGACCAAAGTCACAGTCTCTACTTTAATCGGCCATGGTAAAGAAGACCAAGTTTGTCCTTACGACTTCGCTGAATTAATGGACAAAGCTATTCCTGATAGCACGCTGAAAACTTTCGAAGAAAGTGGACATGGTATCTTCCATGATCAACCAGATGATTTGAATAACGCTTTACTAGACTTCATTCAATCATGA
- the tsaE gene encoding tRNA (adenosine(37)-N6)-threonylcarbamoyltransferase complex ATPase subunit type 1 TsaE: METVRTSNEMETKKLASTLATLVKPGMTILLEGELGAGKTTFTKGFAEGLGIDRVIKSPTYTLIREYTQGRLPLYHMDLYRLEDTGAEEMGLDEYFEGDGVCVIEWGSVVKENLPEEHLLIQIKTSLEDIDKRELKMTAVGQAYESLLEELEHERRN, encoded by the coding sequence ATGGAGACTGTCAGAACGAGCAATGAAATGGAAACAAAAAAACTAGCTTCCACACTGGCTACTCTCGTGAAACCAGGTATGACGATTTTGCTAGAAGGTGAATTGGGTGCTGGTAAAACGACTTTCACAAAAGGTTTTGCAGAAGGTTTAGGAATAGACCGTGTCATCAAAAGTCCGACATACACTTTGATTAGAGAGTATACCCAGGGACGATTACCCTTGTACCATATGGATCTGTATCGTTTAGAAGACACAGGCGCAGAAGAAATGGGTCTAGATGAATATTTCGAGGGGGATGGCGTCTGTGTGATTGAATGGGGATCCGTTGTAAAAGAGAATTTACCTGAAGAACACTTATTGATTCAGATAAAGACATCACTGGAAGATATAGATAAAAGAGAACTGAAGATGACTGCTGTTGGGCAGGCTTATGAAAGCTTATTAGAGGAGTTGGAACATGAGAGAAGAAATTGA
- a CDS encoding GNAT family N-acetyltransferase, protein MREEIEISIREAIPSDAESLLNCLEKTALQTGFMTMGEEGAGLTVEEESHHIAEIYESDINCLIVAILGEEIIGMATIHAVDKPKIRHIGELGIVVDKEYWGFKIGTELLREVLKWSDESDVIKRVELKVQQRNERAIHLYKKYGFELEGVMQRGVKDNGEFLPVCMMGKLV, encoded by the coding sequence ATGAGAGAAGAAATTGAAATCAGTATTAGAGAAGCCATTCCATCAGACGCGGAATCTCTACTGAACTGCCTTGAAAAAACAGCACTTCAAACGGGCTTTATGACAATGGGCGAAGAAGGTGCTGGACTTACAGTCGAAGAAGAAAGCCACCATATTGCTGAAATCTATGAATCAGATATCAACTGTTTGATCGTTGCGATACTTGGAGAAGAAATTATTGGTATGGCAACCATTCATGCTGTAGACAAACCAAAGATTAGACATATTGGAGAACTGGGTATTGTCGTAGATAAAGAGTATTGGGGCTTTAAAATCGGAACAGAATTGTTAAGAGAAGTACTGAAATGGTCTGATGAGTCTGACGTCATCAAACGAGTTGAATTAAAAGTACAACAAAGAAATGAACGAGCAATTCACTTATATAAAAAATATGGATTTGAACTGGAAGGCGTCATGCAAAGAGGCGTGAAAGATAATGGAGAATTTCTTCCGGTCTGCATGATGGGGAAACTCGTCTAA
- the glyA gene encoding serine hydroxymethyltransferase, with protein MSFDQEIFDAIEQEKNRQEENIELIASENFVSEAVMQAQGSVLTNKYAEGYPGKRYYGGCEFVDIVENLAIDRVKELFGAEYANVQPHSGSQANMAIFQTFLEPGDTYMGMDLNHGGHLTHGSQVNFSGKLYNVVPYGVNKETETIDFDQVRALAIEHKPKLIITGYSAYPREIDFQKFREIADEVGAILMVDMAHIAGLIATGEHPNPVPYADVVTSTTHKTLRGPRGGLILAKEEYAKRLNSAIFPGIQGGPLEHVIAAKAVAFKEALQPEFKTYTKQIIKNAQAMAEVFNTSKGRVISGGTDNHLLLLEVTDFEMNGKQAEALLDSVGITVNKNTIPFERLSPFKTSGIRIGTPAITTRGFDEVASKKVAELIVQTLENKEDEAQLSEIKKAVRELTKQYPLYK; from the coding sequence TTGAGTTTTGACCAAGAAATATTTGATGCTATTGAACAGGAAAAGAACAGACAAGAAGAAAACATTGAACTGATCGCTTCTGAGAACTTTGTATCTGAGGCTGTTATGCAGGCACAAGGAAGCGTACTGACCAATAAATATGCAGAAGGTTATCCAGGAAAAAGATATTACGGTGGATGTGAGTTTGTAGATATCGTTGAAAATCTGGCAATAGATAGAGTGAAAGAGTTATTTGGCGCAGAGTATGCAAATGTACAACCACATTCAGGATCACAGGCAAATATGGCTATTTTCCAGACATTCCTTGAACCAGGCGATACGTATATGGGAATGGATTTAAACCACGGTGGTCATCTTACGCACGGATCACAAGTAAACTTTAGTGGGAAATTGTATAACGTTGTACCTTATGGTGTAAATAAGGAAACGGAAACCATCGACTTTGATCAAGTACGCGCGTTAGCGATTGAACATAAACCGAAATTGATTATTACAGGGTATAGTGCCTATCCAAGAGAAATTGATTTCCAGAAATTCAGAGAAATCGCTGATGAAGTCGGCGCCATTTTGATGGTCGATATGGCACATATTGCAGGATTGATCGCAACAGGCGAACATCCAAATCCGGTTCCTTATGCGGATGTCGTAACAAGTACAACGCATAAAACATTAAGAGGACCTCGTGGCGGACTGATTCTAGCAAAAGAGGAATATGCAAAACGCTTGAACAGCGCGATTTTCCCTGGTATCCAAGGAGGACCTCTTGAACATGTGATTGCTGCAAAAGCGGTTGCCTTCAAAGAAGCATTACAACCAGAATTCAAGACTTATACAAAACAAATTATCAAAAATGCTCAAGCAATGGCGGAAGTATTCAATACATCTAAAGGCCGCGTAATCAGTGGCGGAACAGATAACCATTTATTATTGTTAGAAGTAACAGATTTTGAAATGAATGGAAAACAGGCAGAAGCATTATTAGATAGTGTTGGTATTACTGTGAACAAAAATACGATTCCTTTTGAAAGGCTTAGCCCATTCAAAACGAGTGGTATTCGTATAGGAACGCCGGCGATTACAACTAGAGGATTCGACGAAGTCGCTAGTAAGAAAGTCGCGGAATTAATTGTTCAAACTTTGGAAAATAAAGAAGATGAAGCACAATTAAGTGAAATCAAAAAAGCTGTTCGTGAACTGACAAAACAGTACCCATTATATAAATAA
- a CDS encoding MBL fold metallo-hydrolase gives MIQVKQIITGTIEENCYIIYKDDQALIVDPGDETSKIKNEIEELGVRPIAVLLTHTHFDHIGSLEDIRVDYDIPVYVSEAEQDWLVDPTKNLSANKPFAIIANPADYLFNPVETIDIEGFTFDVVPTPGHSPGGVSFIFHEDKFVISGDALFRGSVGRTDLPGSEPAILLPGIKTYLFTLPDDYIVYPGHSKDTTIGHEKFTNPYFR, from the coding sequence ATGATTCAAGTAAAACAAATTATTACCGGTACCATTGAAGAAAACTGTTATATCATCTACAAAGATGATCAGGCTCTGATTGTGGATCCCGGTGACGAAACAAGTAAAATCAAAAACGAAATCGAAGAACTGGGTGTCCGCCCAATTGCTGTTCTGCTTACCCACACTCATTTCGACCATATCGGTTCTTTGGAAGATATCCGAGTGGATTACGATATCCCTGTCTACGTTAGCGAAGCGGAACAAGACTGGTTGGTAGATCCTACGAAAAACCTTTCTGCGAACAAGCCATTCGCTATCATCGCAAACCCTGCTGACTACCTTTTTAATCCGGTGGAAACAATTGATATTGAAGGATTTACCTTTGATGTCGTCCCAACTCCCGGACACTCACCAGGCGGTGTCAGCTTTATTTTTCATGAAGATAAGTTCGTAATTTCTGGCGACGCCTTATTCAGAGGCAGTGTCGGTAGAACCGATCTACCCGGCAGTGAACCAGCGATCCTTTTACCTGGTATTAAAACGTATCTTTTTACATTACCAGATGACTATATTGTCTATCCAGGACACAGTAAAGATACCACGATCGGTCATGAAAAATTTACAAATCCGTACTTTAGATGA
- a CDS encoding 3'-5' exonuclease — MNFTALDFETANRKTHSACSVALTVVRNNQIVDEYYTLINPDTWFDAVNIRVHGIRETDIIDAPYFPEVWEKMSAYFTDDQLVVAHNMSFDKRILLGTLDYYGIQHPRFQTLCTVQSSRRLLKQLPNHKLNTVAAHYAIPLNHHHALDDARASAKILINQEKEYGTASLKSLVKLA, encoded by the coding sequence ATGAATTTTACTGCATTGGATTTTGAAACAGCCAATCGTAAAACACATAGTGCTTGTTCTGTGGCGCTGACTGTTGTCAGAAATAACCAAATTGTAGATGAATATTATACACTGATCAATCCGGATACTTGGTTTGATGCTGTAAATATCCGTGTTCATGGGATTCGAGAAACTGATATTATTGATGCCCCTTATTTTCCAGAAGTCTGGGAAAAAATGTCTGCTTATTTTACAGACGATCAACTCGTTGTTGCACACAATATGTCATTTGATAAAAGAATCCTTCTAGGCACACTAGATTATTATGGGATTCAGCATCCACGTTTTCAGACTTTATGTACTGTCCAGTCTTCTAGAAGATTGTTGAAGCAGCTACCTAATCATAAGCTGAACACTGTAGCCGCCCATTACGCTATTCCTTTGAATCATCACCATGCATTGGATGATGCCAGAGCAAGTGCAAAAATTTTGATCAATCAAGAAAAAGAATACGGCACGGCTTCGCTAAAAAGTCTCGTTAAGTTAGCCTAA